CGCACTCGTGCCGACCAGCAGTTGCGCGAGCGGTGTCTCCCGGAGCACCAGCACGGCCATCGCCAGCGGCGGCACCGGCTCACCGTGTGAAATGTCTACGAGCACGCGGTCGTCCTCGTCGACCAGCGTTCGGACGAACGCACTGTTCCCCTCCCGTTCCTGCATCGCGTTGATGAAGACGCTCGGGTCGCCGACGACGACGACCCGGCCCTCGCCAACGGATTCGCTCGTGGCGACCGGGTGCGACCGGAGCGACTCGCTGTCGTCGAGTTCGCCATTTTGGTTCCCGTCCAGATAGCCGTACGGCGACGTTGCGACGAGGACGGTCGACCCGTTGGGATGCACGGCCGTGCCGTGGTTGAGCGTGAGCGACTCGACGCCGTCCGCTGCCAGCTCGTCGGACACGTTGGTCGCGTCCACCAGCGCCGGCGACCGGTAGTAGTTGCGCTCGTCGCGCAACGACCGGCCGTCGACGCGCGCCGAGGCGTTCACGGCGTCGAGGAGTTCGTTTCCGTTGGAACCGTAGTCCTCGGCCACGACGAGCGTTCCCCCGTCCCGGACGAACGACCGGACCGCGGCGGCCTCGTCGGTCCCGTACTCACGGTCCGGGGAGAGGACGACGGCGACGGTCCCGTCCGGATCCACGGACCCGTAGGCTGCAGTCGCCCTCGCGAGGTCCCACTCGGCACCGGCCGATTCGGTCTGGGCACGTAGTTCCGACGTGCCATCCCACGACGGGTTGTGCGGGGCGTACGCCGCCGTCGAAGTCGACCCGGCGAACACGACGGCCGTCGCGACGACGACGGCGAAGACGGCCAAGCCCAGTCGGTACCAGGGTGTGCTCA
This Halorientalis sp. IM1011 DNA region includes the following protein-coding sequences:
- a CDS encoding DUF4350 domain-containing protein gives rise to the protein MSTPWYRLGLAVFAVVVATAVVFAGSTSTAAYAPHNPSWDGTSELRAQTESAGAEWDLARATAAYGSVDPDGTVAVVLSPDREYGTDEAAAVRSFVRDGGTLVVAEDYGSNGNELLDAVNASARVDGRSLRDERNYYRSPALVDATNVSDELAADGVESLTLNHGTAVHPNGSTVLVATSPYGYLDGNQNGELDDSESLRSHPVATSESVGEGRVVVVGDPSVFINAMQEREGNSAFVRTLVDEDDRVLVDISHGEPVPPLAMAVLVLRETPLAQLLVGTSAIFALAVWTTRPSLLERGRTRLARLRGHRPAFEDDGVVSREAVLEHVAARHPEWDRDRVERLVDTDLDASPGDRDD